In the Sandaracinus amylolyticus genome, TCGCAGCCTCTTCCAGGGAAAGAACGCGAGCTTCCCGTTCTTCGTGCGGATCGATCCCGCGGGCTTCGTGGTGTTCGCGATCGTGCCGTACCTGCGCTCGCCCTCGGACGCCGCGATGGCGGGCAAGCTCTATGCGCGCCTGCTCGAGCTGAACCAGAGCCTCTTGATGGCGAAGTTCTCGATCGACGACGACCTCGACGTCGTGCTCTCGGTCGAGTACGCGGTGGCGGAGCTCGATCGCAGCGAGTTCGACGACGCGCTCGACGTGCTCTCGTATTATGCCGACCGGCACTACGACGAGCTGCGCAAGCTGTGCGCGAGCTCGGACGCGATGGGACGCAGCGGCGTCTGATCGCGGGCTCGCCTCACGCAATCACGACCAGCGATGAGCCTCGCGATCCGACTCGTCCGCGCCCTCTGGGTCTTCGGGCTGATCTTCCTGAGCTACATGAGCCAGCTCGCGCTCACGTCGCTGCTCGGCGAGGACGTGCGCGACACGAACGGGCGCGAGACGCGGCGCGTGCCCGCGTGGCTGCACGAGCGGCGCAAGCGGCTCGACGCGAAGAACGCGAAGCGCCTCTACGAGGGCATGGTCCGGCTGCGCGGCGTCTTCATCAAGCTCGGCCAGGTGCTCTCGATCACCGGCGGGTTCCTGCCGCGCGTGTACACGAAGGAGCTCGAGCGGCTGCAGGACAAGGTCCCTCCCCGCGACTTCCAGGAGATCCGCAGCGCGTTCGTCGAGAGCCTCGGGCGCACGCCGGAGGAGTGCTTCGCGCGCATCGACGCGGCGCCGCTCGCGGCGGCGTCGCTCGGTCAGGTGCACGTCGCGTGGATGAAGCCGGGCGAGGGCGAGACCGAGGGCCGGAAGGTCGCGGTGAAGGTGCTCTATCCCGGCATCCGCGACGTGATCCGGATCGACATGAAGGTCATCTGGCTCGCGGTGCAGGTCTACAAGCAGTTCGTGCCGGTCGTGGGGCTCGACCGCGTGCACGCGTCGCTGCTCGATCTGCTCGCGCGCGAGACCGACTACCTGCACGAGGCGCGCGCGATGGAGCGCATGGCCGCGAACTTCGCGCGCGAGAAGGACATCTTGTTCCCCGAGGTCGTGCACGAGCTGACGACGCGCGACGTGCTGACCATGAGCTTCATGGACGGGATCAAGATCAACCAGGTCGACGCGCTGCGCGCCGAGGGGATCGATCCGAGCGCGGTCGCGACGCGCTTCGTCGAGGCGACGTACAAGATGATCTTCGTCGATCGCTTCTTCCACGCGGACCCGCACCCCGGGAACTTCCTCGTGCAGAAGGGGCGCACGCCGCGCAGGCCGAAGATCGTGGTGCTCGACTTCGGCGCGGTGAGCGACGTGAAGGACGATCTCGTCGACGGGATGATCGACGTGATCGGCGGTCTGCTCGAGGGCGACGGGCCGAAGCTCCTGAAGGGCTTCTACCAGATGGGGTTCGCGAGCCGCGAGGCGAACCACGAGCTGCTCGCGAAGACGGTCTACACGTACTTCGAGAAGCTGCTGCGCGTGAAGCAGCGCACGCCGGGCGCGCTGATGCGCGCGAACGTGAAGGAGCTCGAGACGCTCGTCGATCCCGAGGTCGCGCGCGAAGAGCTGCGCGAGCTGATGCGGAGCGTGGAGTACCCGGAGGGCTGGTTCTACGTGGAGCGCGCGGCGGTGCTGGCGTTCTGGCTCGTGGGGCAGCTCGATCCCGACGTGGACGCGATGCAGGTCGGCTATCCGTACGTGATGCCGCTCCTGGAGAAGCGTCGCCGCGAAGAGCAGGGTGGCGAGCGCGAGCCCTCGGAGCCTCCGCCGAGCGACGAATAGCGGCGCGGGAACCTCCGGTCGCGCGCGCTGTCCGTCCGCCGACCACGAGGTGATCGAGATGGGTGAGACCTCTCCGTCGCGGCTTCCCGGCGCGATGACGGCGGCGATGCGCGCGGTGCGCGCGAGCGTTCCAGGCGAGACGTGGGCACGCGTCGCGATCGTCCGCGATCGCAC is a window encoding:
- a CDS encoding YbjN domain-containing protein, encoding MARVRLGPDTIRAILEEGGWPCHRIADDTFRSLFQGKNASFPFFVRIDPAGFVVFAIVPYLRSPSDAAMAGKLYARLLELNQSLLMAKFSIDDDLDVVLSVEYAVAELDRSEFDDALDVLSYYADRHYDELRKLCASSDAMGRSGV
- a CDS encoding ABC1 kinase family protein, with product MSLAIRLVRALWVFGLIFLSYMSQLALTSLLGEDVRDTNGRETRRVPAWLHERRKRLDAKNAKRLYEGMVRLRGVFIKLGQVLSITGGFLPRVYTKELERLQDKVPPRDFQEIRSAFVESLGRTPEECFARIDAAPLAAASLGQVHVAWMKPGEGETEGRKVAVKVLYPGIRDVIRIDMKVIWLAVQVYKQFVPVVGLDRVHASLLDLLARETDYLHEARAMERMAANFAREKDILFPEVVHELTTRDVLTMSFMDGIKINQVDALRAEGIDPSAVATRFVEATYKMIFVDRFFHADPHPGNFLVQKGRTPRRPKIVVLDFGAVSDVKDDLVDGMIDVIGGLLEGDGPKLLKGFYQMGFASREANHELLAKTVYTYFEKLLRVKQRTPGALMRANVKELETLVDPEVAREELRELMRSVEYPEGWFYVERAAVLAFWLVGQLDPDVDAMQVGYPYVMPLLEKRRREEQGGEREPSEPPPSDE